DNA sequence from the Desulfocurvus vexinensis DSM 17965 genome:
TACTCCACGATCTCGGAGACGACGCCCGCGCCCACGGTACGGCCACCCTCACGGATGGCGAAGCGCAGGCCGAGCTCCATGGCGATGGGAGCGATCAGCTCGACGTTGAACGTCGCGTTGTCGCCGGGCATGACCATCTCGACGCCCTCTTCCAGGGTCACCACGCCGGTCACGTCGGTGGTGCGGAAGTAGAACTGCGGACGGTACCCGCTGAAGAACGGGGTATGGCGGCCGCCCTCGTCCTTGGACAGCACGTACACCTCGGCCTTGAACTTCGTGTGCGGGGTGATCGACCCGGGGGCCGCCAGCACCTGGCCGCGCTCCACTTCGTCGCGCTTCACGCCGCGAAGCAGCGCGCCGATGTTGTCGCCAGCCTGGCCCTGGTCCAGCAGCTTGCGGAACATCTCAACGCCCGTGCAGGTCGTCTTCACCGTCGGCTTGATGCCGATGATCGCCACTTCCTCGCCCACCTTGATCACGCCGCGCTCAACGCGACCCGTGACCACGGTGCCGCGGCCCGAGATCGAGAACACGTCCTCGATGGGCATCAGGAACGGCTTGTCGATGTCGCGCTGCGGCTCGGGGATGTAGGAGTCGCACGCGGCCAGCAGGTCCAGGATCGGCTTGACCGCCGCGTCGTCCACGCTCTCGGCCTCCAGGGCCTTGAGGGCGGAGCCCTGGATCACCGGGATGTCGTCGCCCGGGAACTCGTACTTGGACAGCAGCTCGCGGACCTCGAGCTCCACCAGCTCCAGAAGCTCCGCGTCGTCCACCATGTCGCACTTGTTCAGGAACACCACCATGGACGGAACGCCCACCTGGCGCGCCAGCAGGATGTGCTCGCGGGTCTGCGGCATGGGGCCGTCGGTGGCCGCGACCACCAGGATGGCGCCGTCCATCTGGGCCGCGCCGGTGATCATGTTCTTGATATAGTCGGCGTGACCGGGGCAGTCCACGTGCGCGTAGTGACGGTTGTCCGTCTCGTACTCCACGTGCGCCGTGGCGATGGTGATGCCGCGCTCCTTCTCCTCGGGGGCCTTGTCGATCTCGTCGAAGGCCACGAAGGCGCCGCCGCCACGCATGGCGGCGATCTTGGTGATCGCAGCGGTCAGAGTGGTCTTGCCGTGGTCGATGTGACCAATGGTGCCAACGTTGACGTGAGGCTTCTTGCGCTCAAACTTCGCCTTACCCATTTCGGTCTACCCCCGTACGGTTACGGTTCGAAATAGTTACATGTTGAAATATGGAGCCCACGAGCAGAATTGAACTGCTGACCTCGTCCTTACCAAGGACGCGCTCTACCTACTGAGCTACGTGGGCCGACTCAAAAAAACTGGAGGTGGGTCTGGACGGCGGGAAATGGAGCGGGAAACGGGACTCGAACCCGCAACCCTCAGCTTGGAAGGCTGATGCTCTAGCCAATTGAGCTATTCCCGCGATGATGCAGTCCAGCGGCAGGCCCAGGGCCCGCCTCCTACAGTCTCTTTCGCGTCGCTAGTGGTGGTGGGGGGAGGATTTGAACCTCCGAAGGCGTTCGCCGACAGATTTACAGTCTGTTCCCTTTGGCCACTCGGGAACCCCACCATCGTTCATGTCAAATTGGAGCTGGCGATGGGACTCGAACCCGCAACCGGCTGATTACAAATCAGCTGCTCTGCCATTTGAGCTACGCCAGCCAGCTCGCTGCGACGACGCCGAGCGCCGCCGGGATTCGGGTAACTATACGCCCGGGATTGAAACGTCAAGCAAAAATTCCGCGGGGCGCATCCCGTCGCACCCTGGGCCGCTCCGGGCACCAGGGCCGAGGGGGAGGCTTACGCCATTTCGCAGGCCTGGGCAAGGACAATCCGCGCCCGCGCCCGGGTTTTTCCGCGCCGCGCCGCGCGGCGGGGGGTGCCACCTGCCCCATGCGCGCGGCCCTCGCGCCGGGGGCCCCAAAAACGCAGCCGCCCGCCCTCCCCTGGGGGAAGGCGGGCGGCCAGGAGCGGGCGCGCCGGGGCTCAGGCCGTGGCGACGGCGGCGGCCACGGCGCGGGCGGGCGAGGCCTCGCGCAGGCCCGCAGCCTCGGCGCCGGCCGGGGTCATGGTCCGCAGGCAGGTGGCCGCGTTGTCCATGAGCAGGCGCAGGAACTCGTTGTTGAAGGCGTGTCCCGAGCAGCGGACCTCGAAGTGCCCCCACAGGGGCAGCGGGGCCACGGCCATGTCGCCGATGAAGTCCAGCACCTTGTGGCGCACGAATTCGTCCTTGTAGCGCAGGCCTTCCTGGTTGACCACGCCGTACTCGTCCAGGACCACGGCGTTCTCCAGCGAGCCGCCCAGGGCCAGGCCGTTGCGGCGCAGGGCCTCGACGTCGGACAGGAAGCCGAAGGTCCGGGCCTTGGCCACGCGGCGCACGAAGTTCTCGGGGGTCAGGTCCAGGCGCATGGTCTGGCGCCCGATGAGCGGATGGTCGAACTCGATGAGGTAGTCCACCCGGAAGCCGTCGTGGGGCTCGACCCGGATGCGCTTGTCGCCGTCCTTGTGCTCGAAGGCCCGGGTCACGGCCAGCACGCGGCGCGGGCGGTTCTGCTCGGCCAGACCCGCCGAGCGCAGCAGATACACGAAGGACCCGGCGCTGCCGTCCATGATCGGCACCTCGCTGCCCTCGGCCTCGACCACGATGTTGTCGATGCCCAGGCCGCGGATGGCGGCCAGCAGGTGCTCCACGGTGGAGACGTTGCCGTCGCCGTTGCCCAGGGTGGTGGCCAGCCCGGTGCCGACCACATGGCCCGGGTCGGGCACCAGGCGCTTGACGCCCTGGGCGGTGTGCAAATGGAAAACGATGCCCGTGTCGGGCCCGGCGGGATGCAGCACGAGGCCGACCTTGCCCCCGCCGTGGAGGCCGACGCCGGAGCAGCGGACGGATTTTGCGATGGTGGTCTGGTTCATGCGGCCCCATAAGCAAGATATGTGCCGCACAGCAAATGTCGATAACCCATTGAAAATACGTGTTGTTAAAAAATCTCTAGAGTCCGTTTTTGTTTTCTATGCACAACAGGCGTTGTTTTCGGCCCACGTTTCGGGCCCCTGCTCTTGCGTCCGCCCCGCCAGCCTTCAGACCCGGCGGGCGGCCACCACGCGGTCCAGCCCGGCCAGGTCGGGCAGCACGCGCACTTCGGCGAAGGCCCCGGTGCCCAGCACCACGGCGCGCACCGCCGCGCCCTGCCCGCAGCCGATCTCGGCCAGCAGCGCGCCGCCGGGGCGCAGGGCCTCGGCAGCCCGGGGCGCCAGGGCCCGGTAGCACTCCAGCCCGTCGGCCCGGCCCGGGGCCTCGGGCACCAGGGCCGTGCGCGGCTCGAAATCGCGGACCTCGCGCGAGGTGTCCTGGTATTCGTCCTGGCTGACGTAGGGCGGGTTGGCCAGCACCAGGTCCAGGGACCCGGGGGCCGCGAAGGGGCGCCCGAAATCGGCGCGCAGCAGTTGCAGCCGCGCGGCCACGCCGTGCCTGCGGGCATTGGCCCGGGCCACGGCCAGGGCCGGGGCGCTGGCGTCCAGGGCCAGCCCGCGCGCCCGGGCGAAGCGGTGGGCCAGGGCCACGGCCAGGCAGCCGCTGCCCGTGCCCAGGTCGGCGAAGACCAGGGGCGCATCGCGCGCGAAAAGGGCCTCGGCCTGCTCCAGCAGATGTTCGGTTTCCGGGCGCGGCACCAAAACGGCGGGCCCCACGGCGAACTCCAGCCCGTAGAACTCGCGCACGCCGGTGATGTAGGCCACGGGCTCGCCCCCGGCCCGGCGCCGCACCAGGGCGCGCACCCGGGCGGCCTCGGCGGGTTCCAGGGGCCGCGAGCGGGCCAGCAGCAGCGCGTGGCGCTCCAGCCCCAGGGCGTGGGCGGCCAGAACCTGCGCCGACAGGCGCGGGCTGTCCACCCCCGCCGCCGCGAGCAGGTCCTCGCATTCGTGCAGCAGACGGCCCACGGTGGGGCCGCAGGAGGTCATGCGTCGGCCTGGAGCTTCAGGGCCTCGGCCTGGAAATGGGCGACCAGCGCCTCCACGAGTTCTTCCAGGTCGCCCTGGAGAATCTCGTCCAGGCAGTGCAGGGTCAGGTTGATGCGGTGGTCCGACACGCGGCTCTGGGGGAAGTTATAGGTCCGGATGCGCCCGGAACGGTCGCCGCTGCCCACCTGGGCCCGGCGCGCGTCGGACATCTCCTTGTCCGCCTTGTCCTGCTCGATCTGGAACAGGCGCGAGCGCAGCACCTTGAGGGCCTTGGCCTTGTTCTTGTGCTGGGATTTCTCGTCCTGGCAGATGACCACCAGCCCCGAAGGCATGTGGGTCACGCGGATGGCGGAGTCGGTGGTGTTCACGCTCTGGCCGCCGGGGCCCGAGGAGCGGAACACGTCGATGCGCAGATCCTCGGGGCGCAACTCCACCTCGACCTCCTCGGCCTCGGGCAGGATGGCCACGGTGACGGCGGAGGTATGGATGCGGCCCTGGGACTCGGTGGCCGGCACGCGCTGCACGCGGTGGATGCCCGACTCGTACTTGAGCTGGCTGTAGACCTTGTTGCCCGAGATGTTGGCGATGATTTCCTTGAAACCGCCGGTGCCGGTATCGCTGGAGCTCAGGACCTCCAGACGCCAGCCCTTGGTCTCGGCGAAGCGCGAATACATGCGGAACAGGTCCGCCGCGAAGAGCGCGGCCTCTTCGCCGCCGGTGCCCGCACGGATTTCGAGGATGATGTTCTTGTCGTCCAGGGGGTCCTTGGGCAGCAGCAGGATGCGCAGTTGCTCTTCGAGCCGGGGCAGGCTCGCGCGCAGTTCGTCAGCCTCGGCCCGGGCCATCTGGCGGATCTCCGGGTCGGGGTCGTCGAACATCTCGCGGTTCTCGGCGAGGTTGCGGTCCATGGTCCGGTATTCGCGGAACACGCGCACGATCTCGCCCAGATCGGCGTGGGTCTTGGTGAGCTTGCGGTAGCGCTCCTGGTCGTCGAACACCGAGGGGTCGGCGAGCTGGGCCTCCAGCTCCTCGTACTTCTTCTCGATGCTTTCCAGCTTGGCGAACATGGGTGCCCTCCGGGGCGGACTTATTTGTCCACCGCGCCCCGCAGGGCCGCGATGGCGACCTCGAGCTGCTCGTCGTCGGGCTCGAAGGTGGTCAGGCGCTGGAGCATGAGCCCGGGCCAGCACAACGCGCGGCACACCGTGCCCTCGCTGCGCCGCGCGGTGAACTTGATCAGCTCGAAGGACACCGCCGCCACGGGCACCAGCATCAGGAACTTGGCCCCGATGACGTAGGCCTGCTTGAGCACTTCGCCCTGGGGCGCGTAGAGCATGAGCAGCCCCGGGATGAGCACGGCGTGCAGCACGATGGACAGGGACAGCACGAAAAGCAGAAACGCCGTGCCGCAGCGCGGGTGCAGGCGGCTGTAGCCCCGGGCCCGCTCGGGGGTCAGCTCGCAGCCGCTCTCGTAGGCCCAGATGACCTTGTGCTCCGCGCCGTGGTACTGGAACACCCGGCGGATGTCGGGCAGCAGCGAAATGGCGCTGATGTAGGCCAGGAAGACCCCGAGCTTGAAGAAGCCGTCCCAGGCATGGAAGCTCAGGGACTCGGTGCCCCCGCCCAGGCCCAGGTAGGCCACGCCCAGGGAGAACAGGTGCGGCAGCACCACGAACAGCCCCAGGGCCAGGGCGATGGACACGCCCACCGTGAGCGCCAGGGCCCACGGCTTGATCTCGTCCTCGCCCTCGTCCAGGCTGACCTGGGCCGACCAGTTCAGGGACTTGATGCCGTTGACCAGCGTCTCCAGCAGCACCGGGAAGCCGCGCAAAAACGGGCGCTGCAACAGCGGCGCCGAGGTCAGGGAGAACCAGGGCCGCGTTTCCAGGTGGATGGAGCCGTCGGGCTTGCGCACGGCGATGGCCAGCCGTTCGCGGTTGCGGATCATGACCCCTTCCATCACCGCCTGCCCGCCCACGGCGGGTGCGGCGGCCAGGACGGGACCAAGGGCCCGCAGGGCCGCGCGGCGCAGTGCGCCGGGTCTGCCTTGGGTGGACGTATGTGCCATGGCTGTGCTTTCCTGCCCGGTCCGGGCGCGGGGCGCCCACGAAAAAACGCCCCCGCGGGACACGGGTCCGCAGGGGCGGAAATCGTGCGGGAAGGCCCCGCCGAAGGGGCTACTCGCCCTTGTCGAACTTGGCGTACTTCTTGCGGAACCGGTCGATGCGCCCGGCGGTGTCCACGAAGCGCTGCTTGCCCGTGAAGTAGGGGTGGCAGTTGGAGCAGATTTCGACCTCCACCAGGTTGCCCTTGGTGGATTTGGCCTGGATCTCGAAGCCGCACGCGCAGCGGATGGTGGACTCGAACGTCTTGGGATGGATATCGTTTTTCATGATCGTGCCTCCAAAGTATCGGAAAAGGGGGGTTACATACCCCGGTCGCCTGCCCTTGGCAAGTGTTTTCACCCGGGACCGCCCGCAAGCGGCTTTTCATGCCCGGGCAACTCGTGTACATACTGGTTCATGGCCCCTCTGGCAAGGGGCCGCTGGCCGCCCGCCGGGCGGCACATCCCGGAGGTGCCCATGCATACCCTCGTCCTCGTGCGCCACGGCCAGAGCCGCTGGAACCTCGAAAACCGCTTCACCGGCTGGACCGACGTGGACCTGACCGACCAGGGCGCCGAGGAGGCCCGGGCCGGGGCCCGGCTGCTGCTGGCCGCAGGCCTGGACTTCGACATCTGCCACACCTCGCTGCTGCGCCGGGCCATCGACACGCTGTGGATCATCCAGCGCGAGATGGACCGCATGTGGCTGCCCACGCAGCTCTGCTGGCGGCTGAACGAGCGCCACTACGGCGCCCTGCAGGGCCTGGACAAGGCCGAGACCGCCGCGCGCTACGGCAAGGAGCAGGTCTTCGCCTGGCGGCGCAGCTACGACGTGCCCCCGCCGCCGCTGGACCCCGGCGACCCGCGCGACCCCGGGCGCGACCGGCGCTACGCGGACCTCGCCCCCGGCGAGCTGCCGCGCGGCGAAAGCCTGAAGGACACCGTGGCCCGCGTGCTGCCCTACTGGGAGCAGGTCATGGCGCCGCAGGTGCGCCAGGGCCGCCGACTGCTGGTGGCGGCCCACGGCAACAGCCTGCGCGCCCTGGTCAAGCACCTGGACGGCATGGGCGAGGACGAGGTGGCGGGGCTGAACATCCCCACGGGCATTCCCCTGGTCTACGAGCTGGACGCGAACCTGGCCTCCCTGGGGCGGCGCTACCTGGGCGACCCCGAAGCGGCCCGCCGGGCGGCCCAGGCCGTGGCCGACCAGGCCGGGGGGGGCTGACGCCTTCCCTTTGGACTTCGGCGGCGTTTTCTGTATGCTGCCCGCCGACACGGGCCACTGCCCGCCCCCTCAACCCGACGTGCGACGCGCATGACAGCTTCTTCCACGCCATCCTCCCCGCCCGGCGGCGAGGCCGCAGGCCTGCTGCGCCGCCTGGGCGACATGACCGGCCGCGCCCCCCGCGAGCGCGAACGCGAGGAGATCGCGCGGCTGGCGGACGCCCTGGCGGCCCTGCCCGGCCCCGGGGGCGACGCCGCGCGCGCCGAGGCCGCCCTGCTGCTGGCCGCGCGCCACGCCGGGGCCGAGCCCGGCGCGGCGGCCCTGTATGCCGCGCTGCTGCCGCGCCTGGGCCCGGGGGCGGCGCCGCTGCTGGTCGCCGTGCTGCTGCGGTCCATGGAGGCCGACCCGCGCCACAAGCCCGACCTGCCCGAGGCCGCCGGGCCGCTGCTGCCCCACGTCCTGAACCTGCTGCTGGACGACCAGCACCCGCTGACCGAGCCCCTGCGCGGCCCCGCCCTGGCCGCCCTGCCCCTGCTGGCCGACCTGCCCGCCGAGCGGGCCGCAGCCTTCTTGGACGACATGGACGCTGCGGGCCGGGAGGTGGCCTGCGGCGTGGCCGAGATGCTGCTGGCCGGGCCGTGGGGGACGCTGGTGCGCGCCGCCCTGGACGACGGCGCCGCGCGCATCGCCCGCGGCGAACGCCCCGCCCGCGAGCTGGCGACGATCATCGCCCGCCACGCCGTGCTGGGCCGGGCCGCCTTCGCCCGCGAGCTGCTGCCCCTGCTGGACACCCGCCACGCCCCGACCCTGCTGGCGGCCCTGCCCGCCGTGCTGCGCTGCCGCCCCGGGGCCGACGCGCGCCTGGCCGTGGCCGCCGCGCGCACGGCCCTGCACCCCGACCGCCGGGTCAAGGCCTGGGCCCTGGCCGTGCTGGCCGTCTGCGCGCCCAAGGACCAGGGCAAGATCCTGGTCAGCCTGTGCGCCAAGGACGGCGCGGCGGCCACCGCCGCCCCCGCCCTGCTGCCCCTGCTGCCCCGGCGCGAATATCTGGCCTGGGCCAAGGCCGCAGGCGGCGTCCGCCAGACCGCCCCTGTGGTTTTCGCCGCCCTGGCGGCGCTGGACCCGCAGGGCGTGCGGGCGTGCCTGGGCCTGCTGGCGGGGGGCGCCCACGGCCCGGGGGCGGCCCGTCTGGCCGCCCGCCTGCCCGTGCCCGGGCCCGAGGCCGGATGCGACGCCCGGGCCGCCGCCGCCGCGTGGAAGCCTGCGGCGCCCGCCGCCGGGGGCGGCGCCAGGGCCGGGCGCGACAAGGACTCCCTGCTTGCCCGCCTGGGCGGCGGCCCGGGCCTGAGCGTGCAGTTCGACGGCCCCGGAGGCGGCGAGACGCTGCGCGGGGCCAAGGGCTCGCCCGTCTACCGCGACCGGACCCTGCGCGGGGCCGATTTTTCCGGGGCCTTCCTGGAAGGCGCGGTCTTCGAGGGCTGCACCCTGGAAGGCGTCCTGTTCACGGGCGCCCTGCTCCAGGGGGTGCGCTTCACGCGCTGCACCTTCAAAGGCGGCGACCTCGCGGGCTGCCGCCTGGACGGCTGCGAACTGCGCGACCTGCGCCTGGACCACGCCAGCCTGCGCGGCGCCCTGCTGTGCGGCTGCACCGTGGCCGGGGCCGATCTCCACGCCTGCGACCTGCGCGGGCTGACCCTGCACGACACGGCCATGAGCACCGCGCGCTTCACGGCCTGCGACCTGTCGGGCCTCGCGGTGCGCCAGGGCGCCCTGGCCGGGGTGGAGCTGGTGCTGGCGCGCATGGTCGGGGCGCGCCTGACCGGCGCCCGGCTGACCGGGCTGACCCTGGCCGCCCTGGCCGTGGCCGACACCCGGGCCGAAGGCCTGGACACCGACCACCCGGCCCTGCTGCGCCTGGAAAGCCGCCGCCTCCTGGCCCAGGCCACGGCCCTGGCCGCCCAGGACCCGCCCCCGGCGCCGGACCTGGACCCCCAGGAGGCCGTCGCCGCCGCCGCCATGGCCGAGGCCTGGTTCCAGGCCCGCGACCAGCGCGCCGCCCTGGCGGCCTTTTTGGAGAACAACCTGCGCCGCGAGGCCTGGTGCCGCCACAAGCTCGGGCCCGAGCGCTCGCGCTTCTACCGCCTGGCGCCGCTGGTGCTGCACGCCGACCTTTTCGCCCCGCCCGCCGCCCCCGCCGCAGAGGACGGGCCGCCCCCGGCCCCCGGCCCGGCGCCCTTCCGCCTGGCGGACTACGCCCCGGACTACACCACCCTGCAGGACGCCCGGGCCCTGTTCCCCGGCGCCGCCCTGGCGCAACCCGAGGCCGGGGGCGCCCCCGCCCCGGTGTCCATCGAGGGCCTGTACACCATCGGCAGCACGGGCACCGCCGCCCAGACCCCGACCTCGGACCTGGACTACTGGGTCTGCCACGACGCCCGGGGCATGACCCCGGCCCTGGCCGCCGCCCTGGCCGGGCGCCTGGAGCGCATCGAGGCCTGGGCCGCGCGGACCTTCGGCCTGGAAGTCCATTTCTTCGCCATGGACCTGGAGCGCGTGCGCCAGAACAACTTCGGGTTCAGCGACCAGGAAAGCTCGGGCTCGGCCCAGGCCATGCTGCTCAAGGAGGAGTTCTACCGCACGGCGGTGCGCGTGGCGGGCAAGGCGCCCCTGTGGTGGCTCACGCCCCCGGGCGCCGACGACCGGGCCTACGCCGCCGCCCGGCGCTTCGCCGGGGCCGGGCCCCTGGGCAGGCGGCTCATCGATCTGGGCAACCTGGTGGACATCCCGCCCGGCGAGTTCTTCGGCGCCTCCCTGTGGCAGATCGTCAAGGCCCTGAAGAGCCCCTTCAAGTCGATCATGAAATTCGGCCTGCTGGAGAAGTACATCGCCTCGGGCGCCTCGGGCCAGGGCGCCCTGCTGTGCGACCGCATCAAGGCCGGGCTGCTGGCGGGGCGCACCGCCCTGGCCGACGCCGACCCCTACGTGCTGCTGCTGCGCGAGGTCAGCGAGCACTACGCCAGGGCCGGGGAAAAGGACTCCCTGACCCTGGTGCGCCTGTCGTTCCTGCTCAAGAGCAAGGTGGCCGAGGTCTGCGCGCCGGGCGCCGTGCCCCTGCGCGAGGAGGACGCCCAGCTGCGCGAGATGTTCCAGGGCGAGCAGGCTAGGTTCGGCACGGGCGGGGGCTGGTCCTTCCGGCGCCTGGAGCACGTGGGCGGGCTGGTCAACGCCTTCATCGTGCGCACCTACACCCGCGTGCGCGAGCTGCGGCCCCAGGGCGGCGACGTGTCCATCACCCCCGAGGACCTGACCAGGCTCGGACGCAAGATCTCCTCCAGCTTCTCGCGCCGCAAGCACAAGGTCGAGCACACGCCCTTCCTGGCCATCGGCGGCAACACGTTCCGCATCCTGCACTTCCAGGCCAAGGACAGGAAGCTGGGCCGCCCCACGGACTGGGAGATCCAGGGCGCCCAGGAGGTGGCCAGCCGCGACAGGCTCCAGCTGGCGGACCTGCGCAAGGGCCCCGGGCTGGCCGAGCTGCTCGTCTGGCTGGCCTGCAACCGTCTCTTCACGCCCGGGGTGGAGGTGCGCGGCGACTATTCCATCTCCCCGGTGACGGCGCGCGACCTGGACACCCTGCTGCACCGCCTGACGGAATTCTTCCCGCCGGGGCCGACCTTCAACACCAGCATCGACGAGATGCTGCGCCCCGAGCGTATCGTGCGCGCCTTCTTCATCCTGAACCTCGTCCAGCCCCGCGAGCAGGACACCGTGCGCGAGGTCAGCCTGGTCTACAGCACCAACTGGGGCGAGCTGTTCTGCCGCACCGTGGCCGTGGACCGCGCCGACACGCTCTTCGCCGACCCGGGGCGCTTCCTGCTGCGCCATGTGGAGCAGCGCTTCGACACGCCCCCGGTCATGGACAGCTTCGTACCCGACCGCGCCAGCTGCCCGCGTCTGGCGCTGTAGCCGCCTCCGGGCCCGGCCCGGGCCGGGTTTTCCGGGCGTTGCGCGCGGGCGCCATTGCGGCTATGCGAAACCATCACCCCACCTGCACCCAGGAGGCACCATGACCCTCAAACGCGTCGGCATCCTCACCGGCGGCGGCGACTGCTCCGGGCTGAACGCCGTCATCCGCGCCGTGACCCGGGCCGCCGTCATCCAGCACGGCG
Encoded proteins:
- the tuf gene encoding elongation factor Tu; protein product: MGKAKFERKKPHVNVGTIGHIDHGKTTLTAAITKIAAMRGGGAFVAFDEIDKAPEEKERGITIATAHVEYETDNRHYAHVDCPGHADYIKNMITGAAQMDGAILVVAATDGPMPQTREHILLARQVGVPSMVVFLNKCDMVDDAELLELVELEVRELLSKYEFPGDDIPVIQGSALKALEAESVDDAAVKPILDLLAACDSYIPEPQRDIDKPFLMPIEDVFSISGRGTVVTGRVERGVIKVGEEVAIIGIKPTVKTTCTGVEMFRKLLDQGQAGDNIGALLRGVKRDEVERGQVLAAPGSITPHTKFKAEVYVLSKDEGGRHTPFFSGYRPQFYFRTTDVTGVVTLEEGVEMVMPGDNATFNVELIAPIAMELGLRFAIREGGRTVGAGVVSEIVE
- the lpxC gene encoding UDP-3-O-acyl-N-acetylglucosamine deacetylase, giving the protein MNQTTIAKSVRCSGVGLHGGGKVGLVLHPAGPDTGIVFHLHTAQGVKRLVPDPGHVVGTGLATTLGNGDGNVSTVEHLLAAIRGLGIDNIVVEAEGSEVPIMDGSAGSFVYLLRSAGLAEQNRPRRVLAVTRAFEHKDGDKRIRVEPHDGFRVDYLIEFDHPLIGRQTMRLDLTPENFVRRVAKARTFGFLSDVEALRRNGLALGGSLENAVVLDEYGVVNQEGLRYKDEFVRHKVLDFIGDMAVAPLPLWGHFEVRCSGHAFNNEFLRLLMDNAATCLRTMTPAGAEAAGLREASPARAVAAAVATA
- the prmC gene encoding peptide chain release factor N(5)-glutamine methyltransferase: MTSCGPTVGRLLHECEDLLAAAGVDSPRLSAQVLAAHALGLERHALLLARSRPLEPAEAARVRALVRRRAGGEPVAYITGVREFYGLEFAVGPAVLVPRPETEHLLEQAEALFARDAPLVFADLGTGSGCLAVALAHRFARARGLALDASAPALAVARANARRHGVAARLQLLRADFGRPFAAPGSLDLVLANPPYVSQDEYQDTSREVRDFEPRTALVPEAPGRADGLECYRALAPRAAEALRPGGALLAEIGCGQGAAVRAVVLGTGAFAEVRVLPDLAGLDRVVAARRV
- the prfA gene encoding peptide chain release factor 1 yields the protein MFAKLESIEKKYEELEAQLADPSVFDDQERYRKLTKTHADLGEIVRVFREYRTMDRNLAENREMFDDPDPEIRQMARAEADELRASLPRLEEQLRILLLPKDPLDDKNIILEIRAGTGGEEAALFAADLFRMYSRFAETKGWRLEVLSSSDTGTGGFKEIIANISGNKVYSQLKYESGIHRVQRVPATESQGRIHTSAVTVAILPEAEEVEVELRPEDLRIDVFRSSGPGGQSVNTTDSAIRVTHMPSGLVVICQDEKSQHKNKAKALKVLRSRLFQIEQDKADKEMSDARRAQVGSGDRSGRIRTYNFPQSRVSDHRINLTLHCLDEILQGDLEELVEALVAHFQAEALKLQADA
- a CDS encoding DUF1385 domain-containing protein; protein product: MAHTSTQGRPGALRRAALRALGPVLAAAPAVGGQAVMEGVMIRNRERLAIAVRKPDGSIHLETRPWFSLTSAPLLQRPFLRGFPVLLETLVNGIKSLNWSAQVSLDEGEDEIKPWALALTVGVSIALALGLFVVLPHLFSLGVAYLGLGGGTESLSFHAWDGFFKLGVFLAYISAISLLPDIRRVFQYHGAEHKVIWAYESGCELTPERARGYSRLHPRCGTAFLLFVLSLSIVLHAVLIPGLLMLYAPQGEVLKQAYVIGAKFLMLVPVAAVSFELIKFTARRSEGTVCRALCWPGLMLQRLTTFEPDDEQLEVAIAALRGAVDK
- the rpmE gene encoding 50S ribosomal protein L31 — its product is MKNDIHPKTFESTIRCACGFEIQAKSTKGNLVEVEICSNCHPYFTGKQRFVDTAGRIDRFRKKYAKFDKGE
- the gpmA gene encoding 2,3-diphosphoglycerate-dependent phosphoglycerate mutase; amino-acid sequence: MHTLVLVRHGQSRWNLENRFTGWTDVDLTDQGAEEARAGARLLLAAGLDFDICHTSLLRRAIDTLWIIQREMDRMWLPTQLCWRLNERHYGALQGLDKAETAARYGKEQVFAWRRSYDVPPPPLDPGDPRDPGRDRRYADLAPGELPRGESLKDTVARVLPYWEQVMAPQVRQGRRLLVAAHGNSLRALVKHLDGMGEDEVAGLNIPTGIPLVYELDANLASLGRRYLGDPEAARRAAQAVADQAGGG
- a CDS encoding class I adenylate cyclase, with the protein product MTASSTPSSPPGGEAAGLLRRLGDMTGRAPREREREEIARLADALAALPGPGGDAARAEAALLLAARHAGAEPGAAALYAALLPRLGPGAAPLLVAVLLRSMEADPRHKPDLPEAAGPLLPHVLNLLLDDQHPLTEPLRGPALAALPLLADLPAERAAAFLDDMDAAGREVACGVAEMLLAGPWGTLVRAALDDGAARIARGERPARELATIIARHAVLGRAAFARELLPLLDTRHAPTLLAALPAVLRCRPGADARLAVAAARTALHPDRRVKAWALAVLAVCAPKDQGKILVSLCAKDGAAATAAPALLPLLPRREYLAWAKAAGGVRQTAPVVFAALAALDPQGVRACLGLLAGGAHGPGAARLAARLPVPGPEAGCDARAAAAAWKPAAPAAGGGARAGRDKDSLLARLGGGPGLSVQFDGPGGGETLRGAKGSPVYRDRTLRGADFSGAFLEGAVFEGCTLEGVLFTGALLQGVRFTRCTFKGGDLAGCRLDGCELRDLRLDHASLRGALLCGCTVAGADLHACDLRGLTLHDTAMSTARFTACDLSGLAVRQGALAGVELVLARMVGARLTGARLTGLTLAALAVADTRAEGLDTDHPALLRLESRRLLAQATALAAQDPPPAPDLDPQEAVAAAAMAEAWFQARDQRAALAAFLENNLRREAWCRHKLGPERSRFYRLAPLVLHADLFAPPAAPAAEDGPPPAPGPAPFRLADYAPDYTTLQDARALFPGAALAQPEAGGAPAPVSIEGLYTIGSTGTAAQTPTSDLDYWVCHDARGMTPALAAALAGRLERIEAWAARTFGLEVHFFAMDLERVRQNNFGFSDQESSGSAQAMLLKEEFYRTAVRVAGKAPLWWLTPPGADDRAYAAARRFAGAGPLGRRLIDLGNLVDIPPGEFFGASLWQIVKALKSPFKSIMKFGLLEKYIASGASGQGALLCDRIKAGLLAGRTALADADPYVLLLREVSEHYARAGEKDSLTLVRLSFLLKSKVAEVCAPGAVPLREEDAQLREMFQGEQARFGTGGGWSFRRLEHVGGLVNAFIVRTYTRVRELRPQGGDVSITPEDLTRLGRKISSSFSRRKHKVEHTPFLAIGGNTFRILHFQAKDRKLGRPTDWEIQGAQEVASRDRLQLADLRKGPGLAELLVWLACNRLFTPGVEVRGDYSISPVTARDLDTLLHRLTEFFPPGPTFNTSIDEMLRPERIVRAFFILNLVQPREQDTVREVSLVYSTNWGELFCRTVAVDRADTLFADPGRFLLRHVEQRFDTPPVMDSFVPDRASCPRLAL